In one window of Temnothorax longispinosus isolate EJ_2023e chromosome 11, Tlon_JGU_v1, whole genome shotgun sequence DNA:
- the LOC139821313 gene encoding lipase 3-like — MNTLDMKSMFLAFLIITTFSEGRSQVIPLFLQNKFLNFLFPKDPGLVRVRRMDRAEEMNNGKVLDFIGLVEQYDYPAEEHNVTTEDGYNLKIHRIPGSLLLDNKKKKEIIFMQHGLFASSDSWVLRGPGKDLVFLLADQGYDVWIGNVRGNSYCRSHVNMTIYDPKFWQYSFHEIGTKDLPAMFDYIFNYTKQKDLYYIGHSMGVTELFTFLSSKPEYNIKIKMAICLAPAASVWVKILPAFNEFANLLPTVKEVLREHEIYDVFPQSLAIGTAGRLLCNDNTLTQFICVIAFFSMFGPDPAQLNTTILPEILSYVPAGSSVQTLEHFYQNIRVKDFRNYDYGIAENYKRYKQKTPPSYDLKKITAPIILFYSTNDVVILEENVLELGKRLPNVLLTEEVPFNLFNHVDYLWAIDAKTLLYDRVLELLQKFDAGQNKFIK; from the exons ATGAATACATTAGATATGAAATCCATGtttcttgcatttttaattattacgacGTTCTCAGAAGGAAGATCGCAGGTCATACCATTGTTTCTTCAAAACAAATTCCTAAATTTTCTCTTCCCTAAGGACCCTGGTTTAGTGAGAGTAAGAAGAATGGATCGAGCCGAAGAAATGAACAATGGAAAAGTATTGGATTTC ATTGGCCTGGTAGAACAATACGATTATCCTGCTGAGGAGCATAACGTCACAACGGAGGATGGTTACAATTTGAAAATACACAGAATACCTGGAAGTCTATTGTTGgataacaagaaaaagaaggaaattaTATTCATGCAACACGGTCTTTTTGCTTCATCCGATAGCTGGGTATTGCGCGGACCTGGTAAAGACCTTG TATTTTTATTGGCAGATCAAGGATATGACGTATGGATAGGAAACGTGAGAGGAAATAGTTACTGCAGATCGCATGTGAATATGACGATATACGACCCCAAATTCTGGCAGTATAG cttTCACGAGATTGGAACAAAAGATCTGCCAGCTATGTTCGattacattttcaattatacaaAGCAAAAAGATTTATACTATATCGGCCATTCAATGGGGGTTACTGAGCTATTCACTTTTCTGTCATCAAAACCggaatacaatataaaaataaaaatggctaTTTGTCTGGCTCCTGCAGCTTCTGTTTGGGTAAAAATACTACCTGCCTTTAACGAATTTGCTAACCTTCTTCCAACAGTGAAG GAAGTTCTACGAGAGCATGAAATATACGATGTTTTCCCACAATCTTTAGCGATTGGTACGGCAGGAAGATTGTTGTGTAATGACAATACGTTAACTCAATTTATTTGCGTTATTGCATTTTTCTCAATGTTCGGTCCTGATCCAGCACAACTTAACACT ACAATCCTGCCAGAAATATTATCCTATGTTCCAGCCGGTAGTTCTGTACAAACATTAGagcatttttatcaaaatatacgTGTGA AGGACTTTCGGAACTATGATTATGGGATAGCTGAAAACTACAAGCGATACAAACAGAAAACACCTCCAAGTTATGATCTCAAAAAGATTACTGctccaataattttattttactcaacAAACGATGTGGTTATCTTAGAAGAG AATGTGTTGGAACTTGGCAAACGCTTACCAAATGTTCTTTTAACTGAGGAAGTTCCATTTAACCTTTTCAATCACGTAGATTACCTGTGGGCAATCGACGCGAAAACTCTTTTGTACGATCGTGTGTTAGaattattacaaaagtttGATGCTGGCCAaaataagtttataaaataa